The Arachis ipaensis cultivar K30076 chromosome B07, Araip1.1, whole genome shotgun sequence genome includes a window with the following:
- the LOC107607142 gene encoding uncharacterized protein LOC107607142: protein MTDHSVTPFTNPTNADLLAANAALLAENQRMAEQLAEMQKNDEQKANKKIHTDQHKEHYLSTIKQGQHESLKEYMMRFTEAAMQIPDLNLEVQLHAIKSGLHPGKFQEAIAVAKPKTLEEFREKAQGQIEIEELREARRSEKPMKKEEERPHRPISKDSRKPFKLAPKFDTYTKFNTKREDIIKEILHNKLIKPPVRAGSYQDQKYVDKSKHCAFHQKFGHTTDECIVAKYLLERLARQGLLDKYISSRKQRDTEREAERDSRHKQVETPPSKRIINYISGGFAGGGTTTSARKRSYREMMTMEGSRLERQASSPTSRIDFSTADLKTTYPNLDDPVVISIHMGELTVKKVLLDLGSSADVLFYSTFKKMHFNDNALQPSPRELVGFSGEKVSVSGYIWLRTTFGEPPHTKTLDIQFLVVDCPSPYNIILGRPSLNTFGAIVSTVHLCVKFPLQDNTVGTVYADHKKARQCYNASLKTVTKDETPRIHTVYNSEHIPTLAELDPRNDNSRPTPTDDLEQVKIGHDEKFTNIGSAFIAGQKADLITILRINA from the exons ATGACGGACCACTCAGTGACGCCTTTTACCAATCCGACCAATGCCGACCTCCTAGCTGCGAACGCCGCCCTGCTTGCGGAAAACCAGCGGATGGCCGAGCAATTGGCGGAGATGCAGAAAAACGATGAACAGAAGGCCAATAAGAAAATACACACAGATCAACATAAAGAAC ACTACCTCAGCACGATCAAACAAGGACAACATGAAAGTTTGAAGGAATACATGATGCGGTTCACAGAAGCAGCAATGCAGATCCCCGACCTTAACCTTGAAGTGCAATTACATGCCATCAAGAGCGGCCTTCACCCCGGGAAATTTCAGGAAGCAATCGCAGTGGCAAAACCAAAGACACTAGAGGAATTCCGAGAAAAAGCCCAGGGCCAGATCGAAATTGAAGAACTCAGGGAGGCCCGGAGGAGCGAAAAGCcgatgaagaaggaagaagagaggccTCATCGGCCCATAAGCAAAGACTCTAGAAAACCATTCAAACTAGCGCCGAAATTTGACACGTACACAAAATTCAACACAAAAAGAGAGGATATAATCAAAGAAATCCTGCATAACAAATTGATCAAACCACCAGTCCGAGCAGGATCATACCAAGATCAGAAGTACGTGGATAAAAGCAAACACTGTGCTTTTCACCAAAAGTTCGGCCATACCACAGACGAGTGCATCGTGGCAAAATACCTACTGGAGAGATTAGCCAGGCAAGGGCTCTTAGACAAATATATCTCGTCAAGAAAGCAGCGAGATACAGAAAGAGAAGCAGAAAGGGATAGCAGACATAAACAGGTCGAAACACCCCCATCCAAGAGGATCATTAACTACATCTCAGGAGGCTTCGCCGGAGGTGGGACCACCACCTCGGCAAGGAAAAGAAGTTACCGAGAAATGATGACAATGGAAGGATCTCGCCTGGAACGACAAGCATCAAGTCCGACCTCACGCATCGACTTCAGCACGGCCGACCTTAAGACAACCTATCCGAACCTTGATGACCCAGTTGTCATCTCGATTCACATGGGAGAACTAACAGTAAAAAAGGTCTTACTTGACCTAGGAAGTAGCGCCGACGTCTTATTCTACTCCACCTTCAAAAAGATGCATTTCAATGACAACGCACTACAACCGTCGCCCAGAGAATTGGTAGGGTTCTCTGGGGAAAAAGTATCGGTATCCGGGTACATTTGGCTGAGAACAACATTTGGAGAACCTCCACATACCAAAACACTAGATATCCAATTTCTAGTGGTCGATTGCCCTAGCCCCTATAACATCATTCTAGGACGTCCATCATTAAATACTTTTGGTGCCATTGTTTCAACTGTTCATCTTTGTGTGAAATTTCCCTTGCAGGATAACACGGTGGGGACAGTTTATGCCGACCACAAGAAGGCAAGACAATGCTACAACGCAAGCCTCAAAACAGTAACGAAGGATGAAACACCTCGGATTCACACTGTCTATAACTCGGAGCACATACCAACGCTGGCCGAGCTAGATCCCAGAAATGACAACAGTCGTCCGACACCAACAGACGACCTTGAACAGGTAAAAATAGGTCATGATGAGAAGTTTACTAACATCGGATCGGCATTCATTGCAGGACAAAAGGCCGACCTTATCACGATATTACGAATCAACGCGTAA
- the LOC110265038 gene encoding uncharacterized protein LOC110265038: MACLKGSLFEKKDLKGDKTVVLAKECSALVQNELPRKMPDPGSFQILCTTGKITLDKALYDLHLSLNVIPSSVMKKLGIQEAQATRITLQMNDQSLRQAHEPVENVLVKVGELCFPAGFDMGEDANDSIILGTSLLATKRALIDVEQGKKALRLHEVWMVFEVFNPPLPSDKGSTCIKDSAFKPPPLDGTNSTPYHQT; this comes from the coding sequence ATGGCCTGTCTAAAAGGCagtctttttgaaaagaaagaccTAAAGGGAGATAAAACTGTGGTACTGGCCAAAGAATGCAGTGCCTTAGTCCAGAATGAAttaccaaggaagatgccagatccagggagctttcagatTCTATGCACTACTGGAAAGATCACTCTTGACAAAGCCCTGTATGATCTTCACTTAAGTTTGAATGTGATACCTtcatctgtgatgaagaagctgggaatccaagaggcacaagcaACAAGGATTACCCTACAAATGAATGACCAGTCCTTGAGGCAAGCACACGAGCCAGTAGAGAACGTATTGGTAAAAGTTGGAGAGCTCTGCTTCCCTGCAGGCTTTGACATGGGAGAGGATGCGAATGACTCCATCATTCTCGGAACCTCACTCTTGGCCACTAAAAGAGCCCTGATAGATGTTGAGCAAGGAAAGAAGGCACTGAGGTTGCATGAGGTTTGGATGGTGTTCGAGGTTTTTAACCCTCCATTACCCTCTGACAAGGGAAGCACTTGCATAAAGGATTCAGCATTTaagcctcctcccttggatgGAACCAATTCAACCCCCTACCACCAAACGTAA